AACGCTCAAAGTTCCAGCTATTAACGTGAATGACTCTGTAACCAAGGTTTGTCAGCCATAGTATTTGACCCAACTGTTTACCTGAACATCTTCCATGAATGGTATCCAGTAATCTCTAGTAAAATTGAGTTCTGAATGATGTACGATTTCAAGTTTACATTTCACTGAGCAGAGTAAATTCGACAATCTATACGGATGCAGAGAGTCATTGATTGATGGCATTAAACGAGCCACGGATGTAATGATCGCTGGAAAAGTCTGCGTGGTAGCCGGATATGGCGATGTTGGCAAAGGATGTGCACAGAGTCTCAGAGCACTTGGTGGTCGCGTTCTAATCACTGAAATTGACCCCATTAACGCACTTCAAGCAGCCATGGAAGGATATGAGGTGATTATTGTTAACACTCAAGCAAAGAATGGCAAAATTATTCCTGATTAGTTAGAAAAAACATTGATGAACATATACCTGCTATTTTTAGGTGACAACGATGGAAGAAGCATCAACCAAAGGACAGATATATGTTACTACCACTGGGTGTAAAGACATTATATTGGGTCAACATTTTCTGAACATGCCAGAAGATGCTATAGTATGCAATATTGGTCACTTTGATTGTGAGATAGATGTTGCTTGGCTTCAAAAGAATGCGATCGAAAAAGTAAACATTAAGCCCCAAGTAGACAGATACACTTTGAAGAACAACAGGTGGgcaattagaataaaattcaaagcaAAGCACTCTttcctataaaaatgtttgaagatGATTAGGTTCATtggagaattcaatttaaagatTTGAGAAAAATTAGCTGTAATATCTCACCATTGAGAGACCAGACAAACGAGCCAACTCTTCATTAGGCTCTCTCATTTTCAGACACATCATCATTCTCGCGGAGGGTCGCTTAGTTAATCTTGGATGTGCAACGGGACACTCGAGTTTCGTGATGAGCAATTCGTTCACAAATCAAGTGCTGGCACAGATAGAGTTGTGGACAAAAGCAGAATCCTATTCACTCGGTGTTCACATGTTACCAAAGAAGTTAGACGAAGAGGTTGCGGCGTTACATTTGGATCATCTTGGCGTGAAGCTTACAAAACTTACAGAAGAGCAGGCAAAATATCTTGGTATTCCTGTGGAAGGACCTTACAAGGCTGATCATTACAGATATTAATTGTCATTTGAAATTCAGAGGCCTTTATGTACTTCTATCTGATATAACGAAAACACGACGACGTTTTTAACTAGACTGTCAATTATCTTAGTTACTCgcttattatttgtaatgtcAACATCCAATATCGTATCTCGCTTGTTAAAGTTCATAAAACAACGTAATTCATTAAaagattaattcaattaagaagatttgtatattttaatgatggaagaaaaaataaagcCATTTCCAATTGAAATTAGCCCCTTAATAAAGGTAGTGATTGATACTAATTACTCGAATCTGTAATtcgtacaaaattattttccatccTTAGTTATTAAGATGGTCGTGCTTATTTGCCGGCGTGATTTGCGGTTTCAAattacgaagaaaatattatgcaataGAAGAAGCACgaagagaaaaggaagagagagagagacccgaaAGAGAAGCATTTCTTGCTCGTGAGAAGGAGCGCCTCAATGCtggtacattttattatttattacttctaCGTTTCTTCCTGCAAGTCGTGTTTTCTTTACAGCTGAATTGAAAGAACTGGGAGAAATGTTTCTTGGAACTGTCTCCACTGACGAAGAAGCAATGGCCAATCAAGAAGCAACAGCTAATCAAGAAGCAACAGCTAATCAAGAAGCAACAGCTAATCAAGAAACACCTGATACAACCGAAAtcataataaatggaaatgaaaGTGAAATTCTCAATGATGAATAAGTTAGTAATATTTCGTAATCTCTGAACCATCCTCaagaaaaaacatttattatttttctgtaacattAGTCATATctatatgcatatatacatACTGTCTCAACTATGTACAATTCTCTTTGTCCTATTTACACCTTTAAGAGGGTGGAACTCTCTTGTAAACAATTACATCCGCAACCTGTTGGGCACAGAGTCTCATTGGAGAACCATGCTGCTAAGTGTTGCGTGTGTCCTCCATGTCcacaaaatatacagaaattaCTTGGACCTGAAATCAATTAGGGAAATCAGTATACACACACCACACATTTCTAGAAGAAAACCTCGCTAATCTACATACCCCTCACAGAAATATGACAAATGACGCATTCCAGAGCCAGtcgtttacaatttatacattgAGGACCTCTGCTAACTTTAGTACATAATTGGCATTCGCTTTGAAATTCCACGCCTTTATGCGTATCCAATGTAGTTGTGCTGACATGTTTCAATACTTGTGCTCGAGCGTCTAACAGACGCCACCTGTGCAACACTTCCGCATATGCTTTCTTGTACCCGTCGTAGAGAGTGGTATACTTCTCATCGAGTAGTCTATaaacatttgtaatattaatacactcattttcttaataaacatATGTATGAGATTACAtacctaatattttttacggaATCTCCAAGCGTATCTTGGATAAATTTTAAGTCGTCGAGGGAGTCAGACCATGAGTTCGATCTATGCTGTTtcaaattctgaaaattccaTCCTTCCAAGGTAGTGTCGGCTAAATGTATAGTGTGGTAGGGGGATCCGCCAGGCTGGAAGAATATATTGAACATTACGTGAATCATTGGTAAATTGATTGGTAATTTGATtgacgtaaataaaatatacataatcgTGAGATCGGCATTATGTCTGTGATCGCTTTCAACACAACAATATTTGTCTTCTGTGCTTACAATAGTAGGCATTGTTACAACGAACAGTACATCACATATACATTGGGTTAATTACTACAAAGAGTGACCGAATTAATCGTTTGGCGTTTTAATATCAACAAGCATGGCCAAACCTGCATGCTCTGTGGCATCACGACACTTCCACTCCGATGCTGTAAGGCAGTAACAAAATATCACCGTGACAGAGAGTCCTAAGAATCACTGTGTGTTCAAACACGCACAACCATACAGAATTCAGAAACCATGCCTTACCTTCAACCACCATTTTCCTGTAGAAAGCCTCTATAACAAAGATAATAATCGTATCAATCATTTGGTTGTTTCGAAATAGCATgaaaaaatactgtaataaaacAAGCGCGTAGCATAACAGCATATTGTATTCATATAATTAGCGTTTCTCAAAAAGTTTCCTTCAGGTGCTTAAAAACTTTATAATACGTATAAACATTGGAGTTGAGAAACGCTACTCTAATGAATACATCACACACTATAGCATAGCCTAGCGTAAGATTATATTCTTGCAAACATTCATTCATACAACAGTGGAAACAAACGTGTGCTATTTATAAAAGATGTGATATACTACATCTAAGAACAGCCAATTTCGAGTAAtgtattacaaattacaaatgatCGTATTCAAAGAGCATTCGCAATAAATTTGATGAACAGAAGACAAGATATGATCAAGACATGGAACATTTTAAGAGTAACGGTCATCTCAGGCCAAtcaaaaaaaaacattgaacaCTCGCAAACAGTTTGCATCATACTTACACTAACGTTAACAGACTTGCTACTTAGTCGAGTCTGAACAACATCCAGATTCTCTGAACGATAACTAAATGCACAGCTCAGCATGCCTGCCATCTGAATGTCTGATTGATTGGCATAATGCTGTATTCTgaacgaagaaaaaatattttatagcaataCTAATCTCATAGCCTTGAGCATAAGTATGATTTACAGGGTATCGTATTTCAATGAATCCACACAGTCATTCCCAAAGGGTGAGTTGAGGCTCACGAATGACATTCAACGACCTTCAGAGATCGACAATTGTATGGATCGAGCAAAATATAATTCCCcgtttgatattaaaaatcacatACAAAGAATGAATCAAATTTTGACCGAAAGGATGTAGTGGCCATGGTGCATCAATGTCAGGTGACTGGCAAGAATTTTGCCCAACGTTCGAAACTGGTTGTGATATAACAAGAGCGGCCAAACACCATGCCTGAACTAAATCAGGCCGTTCCAGTTGCGCAGCAATATTCGCATTGTATTGGCACATCGCTGGGATGTCGGTAATATTGATTCTGAAGATCGGACAAATAAGATTATTTCTGGTTGATAGATTAAAAGTCATATGACGGTGTTATCGGCCGACTTACACATATTTCTCTGCCAGCTCCTTATTCACAAAAAATAATGACGAAGCATCATAAATGATTACCATGAAgtgataatttttacaacatgACCGATGAGTCATTCTACTGGTGTGTAATCCACGATTCATTTTCTAAACGaggaaaagtaataattagtaaGATAAGTACTTTGCACTGTAATCTTTGAAAATAGCATTCGCTTACGCGGTCTTGAAAGTAGAATGAACTAATAGGAATGTTTTCATTTGATTGTACATATGAGTTCGAATACATATGCATGAAATGTTCTCCATTGCCAATTCCGTACCCCAAAGCAGATAAAGCTCTAGGTGTAGTGCTCTCCGGCTTCATCGAAGTCCTTCTAGTATACGATGCACGACCGAAACATACAAGAATACCTATTGAAACATTGTATTGAGTCCCAGCACACAGATCTTCTATTTTCTACCGTCTGTTTACATACCTACGCAGCAAAATTTGGCTCCTGAGGTTCTGGGGAAGGGTATATAAGCGTCTTGGTAGTTTGTATACATATTAGAGGAACTTAAAAAACTAGCGCTGTCCTGAATGTCATATCCAATGTGAgttgtttcattttcatcttttttacATGTCTACAggaatacaaaaatgtattaaatattactcaGACATAcgtaaaaatttgtcaatgatttatttcgtttttactTGCTCCAAAGTTGCGATTAATTGTCTCAGACATGGTTCCAAACAGGATCTGTTCTTCTTTACGCGTTGCTGGGCAGTttgttttaatacttttaacagTTTTGTCATTGTTGCGTTATCAATTGTTGTTCCAGGACAGAATTGGAATGTAGGTTGTGCGCTATATGGATAATTTGTAGGGAAATTCACTTTCAATATGACATTGTAACTTTTATTGGATGCTGTTACGGTACAGCTTCGCTCTACAGCATCCATTGCGTTCACCTAAAATAAGAGAAGCGTTTACTTTATAgagttttattcaattattttaagtgtCACCTCTATGTTTGGTATATTCATGTtgattaaagaaaattcttgtTGCAGTGTTTTTGGTTGCGTAGGAGaagatatttctttattattttcaatgtaagTGTCCGATTCCGAATTCATTGTAGATTCGTCTACTTTTGTTGTTATACAATTCATTTCCCGATCGGTTTGAGTATCACTGAGCTGCAGCTGTTGAATAGATTGTAGTGTCCCtgtatattaacaaattcattaatttaatgataataaacatttatgcTATTCTTAATCAAAGTAATATACATACTTAAATTACTATCTTCTGAGTATTGTGTATAAATAGATGCGCTATCGTCCATGCCATGGCCACACAACTAAACAAGAAATTCtgcgtttatttttatgtatatacaggGCATATTTCTCAATGAATGTGTACGTACCTTCTTTAAAAATggatcaattttgtatatccGCAAACATTGATCTTTTGACCAAGTAATTAACTCAAAGTCACTGTTTTCTGCaattataagtatattttatatttccacttttttaattcgtatataaatatatacctaATTTTTTATGCCTCCATTGAAATTCGAGTACAACATCTGTATGACCTACGAATGTGTAAATAGGCGCGCCAAGGTTTGTTGTGTTCCATAACAATAAACTGTTCTCTCCTCGCCGCAATTGCGGTACCACTATTGTCACTAATCCTTCTCCAAACGGCTGTAGATGAATTTTATCGTATTACAAATGATAATGACATAGATTTTATTGAAGAGGCTATCATCTTTACCGTATATCTGACTCTCCATACTGGGGAATTTGTCGTCACAATACTTTCGGCTCTGCGCGGATTGCtaatatcgaaaatttttactgtaCAATCTTGACTAGAAGTAGCCAGTTGGTTTTGTTGGAAGGGACACCAATCTAAACCATGTATCTAAAATAACTTCAACGTTTATAGATGTCTTACTAGATTCATAAATCAGAAAGAAATGCATGTATACTTTTGTTAGATGAGCAGCTATGTACTGTACAGGACTATTTCCTTTTCGCTGATcccatattttaatatcccCATCGTGAGCTGTAGCTAATATATTAGGTGATAATCCATTCCATCTGACTTGAGAAGATCCAGctataaattaaatgcatATTTAGATATATAGTTAAATGTTTATGGAACTTTCTCATTCAGTTTAAACTTACCAACTGCAGACAAAGATAAACAAGGTTTCCTCTGGTCTCTAATATCCCAAATGTGTATAAATGTGTCGATGCTACAAGAGGCAATGATATCAGGTTCTTTGGGATGCCAGTTCAAGTCACAAACTACTCTTGTATGTGCCTTAAAACTATTTGTTGTCTGTAATTCATACCCACTGCCTCCAGTGAGtgacaatatttctatacGTGTATTGCTCTACAATTCAAAGTCAATTAGTCAGTGTAAAATACAATCTGTATGTGTACTCTTTAATTACTAACAGAGACAGCACACATGTGAGCATTTGAACTTGTAGGATTCCATTCTGTGGTGCCAATTTCGTACTTGCTGTGTCTGCGGAATTTTCTCAAGGTATCAGCACCTTCATCAAAATGTTTCACAGCAAAACATCTACGTCTGGACGAAGTAAGACAAAAGATAAAGGGAAACCAagcaatgaaaaaattgtaaatacgGATAAAAACATCTGAGAAAAAATTTGCTATAGGTAGGGTCTGTAGACGTCGGTATTTACCCAGCAAGTAACACGTAGTTGCCAGTCGCATCCACGGCCATGCTATTAGCCtacaaaaaagagaaatattttcacaaatGACAACAATCGAGCATTGAAAGatgtataatgaaaatacGAACTACAAAAATCGAATCATGGATAAGGATCAACAATACAAGGCAACGTACCTGTAAATCCCGGTGCTCCGTGACCACATAGTCGATGCCCCAGCGTTTTGACATTTTAccaataaattcgaattccTGTCAGCATTCTGTGAGGTTAGAATTAAACCGAATACGCGAACTCAAGTCGCGTACAAACAAGCAACTGTACACTATACACATACGAAGGAGCTGCACCGCGTTCTGATACAGACGCACACACATCCTCATTGGAACCGTTTTTGATTGGTCGATGGAATTCACATGAACGTATCCCTTCCATCAAGCATATCCGGCGAGGGGAGAGTACAGGGGTaaaaagagcaagagagagggaagTTCAAGACGCTTCGCTGTGCTATTTCTGTCACGTAGGACGCATACATTCGTTGTTGCATACAAGCGTACTGACATCAAGACGCAAATAATTGGTAACACGGCACGAATCAGGAGTGAAAAGGGTTTCAGTTTGGTCGACCTTCGATCGGACAGTTCTAACTCCGTCGAATTTTCGAAGGTGTTTCGATAGTTCGTCAGTGGCCGTGATTATTTCAGTGATTGTAACAACAATGTCCGTGATTATGGATTGTTTTCACCAGTAGCGGATGTTGTGAAGTTTGTTAGTCACTTTGTTTAGCTGACTTCCCTGATAAGCAATACCGATCCATCGAGACTACGAGACAACTTCGTTGACGAACATTGGTGTTTAGTGTTGGGTTCCTCTACGATCGAAAAACAAACAGAATCTTTTGTTTTTCAAGGGTAGTTCGTCCTTCGCGATTcgttttccttcttctctcAGCTAGTCACGTCACTCGCAACAGCAGCGCGAGAAGCCAACCGAGGACTCCGTCACGGCTGAGACTCACCGATACGAATTCTACCGATTACCGAAAATCGGTTATCGCACGGACGTAAATTCCGTTTCGATCTATTTAATTAGGGATCTGTAATGTACAAGCTCGGGGACGCGGGAAAAATCGTCACGTCCACTATTAAGTTTGTGCACTCAAAGAGGAAAGGAATTTTCATACACATAAGAAACATGTACCAGAACTCGATAAGTCTTCGATGTCAAAGAAGTTTTCTAACATTTCGTTTCTATTGAACACCTTGACCGTTGCGACTGAGAAACGAGGTCAAGATTTTTGCCAGAATAATACACCAACCAGTCATCAAACTCCGATGTAATGGGGTGTTAATGACATAAGAAGTGGTTCGCTAAGAGATGTATCAAGAGTATTCAGTACAGGAACGCTGCTTTTATACACTGTAAGAGAAAAACCATTGACAAACTGACAACATGAAGCTGTTGGAGAGTACACGCTTCGAAGCTATCAATAGTGCCTTGTCCATCAAGACCGGAGACAGCAAAATAATAGGCCGGTAGGTCAATCGAACTTGTGTGTAACGAATACATTGTGTAACCAatgctttatatttatcgtctTCTCCATATTCAGAATAGAGAGCTACTCTTGTAAAATGGCTGGGAATGACAAACAGCTGTACAAACGTTTCAATGCAGAACAAGGATTTACTCCACATGATCTTCAAGCTTTATCTCCACCTCAAACATCTTTGGGAACATCACCGGCTCAAAGGTATTTTAGGTATTAACAATCATTGATTAAATCAAAAGCTAGGGCAAAAAGACAATTTTAGTAGATTCAATGGAGGTccagatattttataataatacctgtatgttttctttctatattttttatagtcGCAGTGTTTCTGGTGATGAAGATGGCCCACTATGCGATACAATCAGTAGAAAAACTTTGTTCTATTTGATTGCCACTTTGAATTCAGCCTTTCATCCGGATTATGATTTCTCTGATGCTAAAAGTCACGAATTTAGCAAGGAACCAAGCTTGACATGGGTGATGAATGCAGTAGACAGTAATTTGAGTGCAACTGCGGGTGATCATTATCGTACTCTTAGGACCGCGCTATGGGCGGCCATTGATGATGAGATATCATTAAATGAATGTGATATTTATAggtaaaaaatatgaattgtaTAGAAACCCATGTGGGGGAGTTACtagctaaattaaaaatataacactATTTTAGTTACAATCCAGACTTTGTATCCGATCCATTTGGAGAAGATGGATGCTTGTggtcttttaattatttcttctacaataagaaaatgaaacgcATTGTGTTTTTCACATGCAGAGCAATAAAGTAAGTAATATCTATTTCATAAATCAGTTTTGATTGACctcttttcttaatatcgtTTCTCcctatttttttgttatttacagTCCACTCTACGTACTAGATTCTGGAGTTGGCAGTGACTTTGCCATGGATGAAGATGAAGATAGATACTAAATTTATAATGCATACTTACAAACTTTATCCCCatcacttttattaattttgccaTACAAAGGCATCAGTAAATGTTCAATATGATCTATTATTACATAGAACTCCTATTACGTACAatgatacaattaattttcataattagtTTACATATTTTCCTTTGTAGCGACATTCGTTATCAGACTCAGTATCCCTAATAGAAAAATCTATCGTATTGTTCCCTAGTTTTCTAtactattaacattaaattatagtCACAAAGAATCAAACAAATGAACTAGTATGAAAtgttttgatttcattttttcttcttcaagttataaatataacttaagCATACAAATTACCtgaacattaaaaaaagatttgaAGTATTGACAAAAATGttgctttttctttaaaaacaaaaataacggAGATTGATGGATTTGTAGATTGGAAATGTGATAAGTTACTTTGATATTATACAGACTATTTGATCAGTAACAAAATtgacgataaaattaattactggaGCAACAGAAGTATAGATCTAAAATGCAGCATTGACTTCTTAATCCTAGTCATTACACTTTTATgttacaaagaaaaagaaaatttgtaaactattaatactaattactgtaaatgtatcatcaaatatttttgaaatattgatgacaTTCAGTATGAAGCTGTGCTTTTCTGTATaactttaaaaaagtatacaCGATATTCtgtgtttataaataaatatttatctgttcaaatatcgtagaaatttttatgcagTTTAATAGATTAAACAAAAGATGAATTTGTAAATACACAACGCGGtagataaattttctaatagtATGGTAGAATTTCCTCAGATTGCTATggaattctaattttacatCAGTGAtgaatatatacatgtatacatatgtctTGTAAACTTAAAAAGACTCGGCATTATGATCGACTTAGATTGTTAGGTTTCAATTGAAGAGAGTGATTTTCCGATAATTTCTGTAACGTACTAGTAATTTTAGTTCCTTTAGGACTACATGTTTATCATCGTACTTTGAATAAagtttatgaataaatataattaacgtttACACCATCCAtgtctttcattattttcacaaaTGAAATTCGCATTGGTTTGTGCAGATTAGAAGACAACTAATGAGCACAAAATTATGCTTAAATTCGTTGGGTAATAACTTAAAGCCTAACTTACCTAAATTACTAGGCAACTCAACTTATTTGTACATCATAACGTCTGGTGATTGATACATGCACATATAGGCGTCACATAAGAGTCGTTTTGCATGCTCAGGTAAATGACGATCATCTGTTAATTTAGTCAGATAGTTTCCACCTTCTTCGCTCAGCCAATATGGGAAGTCTGGGCATGGAACCATCTCGGGTATGTTGTAGCCATTTTGTTCTCCTAGagataattatacaattaatcaCACATTAAAAGTAGTACTCACTGAAgtaaatgatttattcaaaatCATGATATACCTTTTCTATCAGCCATGGAATCAAAGAAACACCATGGCGCTTCCGATCCAGAACCACATTTTACAAAGCAAACATAATGAGAAGTTTCGATACAGACGACAGCAGATAATTCTAGGTACAGTCTTGGAACAGGACAATGTTcttgtaaaatatcaaattccaTTGGTACCACGAGCTTCTTTGGCTCATGATTCGTCCTCTGTTCATGCTGATGCACCTACAACAAAATActccaaatatatttttatactccTACAGAGTCGtagaaagaaatttgtttctgCCCACCGTTTTCAaacattgtaaacaaaaaGCAATACTCTCGAGTCCATCGCCGCACTGTCCGTAACATTCCTTGCATTCAAATTCTGCTAATTTTCCACAAATTGTGCATTGTCTGGGAGCTATCAATACACCATTATGTATTAATACagtaagaataattaattgtaacgaTGTACAAGtattttaatcatatttaCAATCATCAATTATATCTGTAACGTCCAGCAATAGTGTCGGCTGGATTTTTTGGtacattttaaatgattttccgAATCTAGGCATTTGAATGATAAGACAGGATGGCACTTCTTTCAATCGGATGTTACTTGTTAAAAAACTTTGCTCTAATAATTGTTGTACCGTCGGAAGATTCAAATGGTCATCTTTTTCAACAAAGAGTTGGTAATGATACGCGTCCTGACCAGAACTCAATTTGAGAAATGGCTCGGCGTTCAAAATTTGGGCAACCAGAGaagttaaaaattcttcaggATCTAAAGAAATTCAGAATGATTAAACataacatttgtatttttctcttaattaaatatacttaatGCGAAAACAAACCTTTTTCCTCGCTGGTTAACCCGGACACCGATGAAAGCTTTTCCAGCAATGTCCGAAGTTTCATTACATGATCTGCTCtaacaaacatattttttctaaGCGGATTTACTATTTCTTCACGCAATACTCTTTGCACCTCTTCATATTCGGGACAGTCTTTCTCATTAGGTGGTCTACAAAATCAAATATCTAAAGTAATTGTACATGAGAGAAAGTAAGACAAAATATATCGATTAcctaaataaaagattatcaAAAACGCTAGTAAACGTAAACATGCTGAAAAGAGTGGCATCCAAGTAACATGAATTGTGATGACCTTGAATTCCTCTGTACTTTCCACAAATACTTTCCAGGTTTCCTTTAACAGAGATGGGTCGCACCATTCCAATTATCACAGAACTCTCcatatttccaaaattatcCGTATTTATCAGTGACATTGGATCTTCGCTTTTTGcctaacataatataattaactaattaatatttagccataaaataaaaatgttttctattGAATACTTACAACCATTCCATCATAGCGTGAACATTGATCAAGATCTTTGAAAATTGCCCTATAAGGCCGACAATGAAAATACCTAACGTCT
This sequence is a window from Augochlora pura isolate Apur16 chromosome 9, APUR_v2.2.1, whole genome shotgun sequence. Protein-coding genes within it:
- the Ahcy gene encoding adenosylhomocysteinase, with protein sequence MTTKPAYKVADMSLASWGRKEITLAENEMPGLMAIRKKYGPMKILKGARIAGCLHMTVQTAVLIETLVELGAEVQWSSCNIFSTQDHAAAAIAETGVPVYAWKGETDEEYLWCIEQTLVFKDGKPLNLILDDGGDLTNLVHNKFPQYLKDCRGISEETTTGVHNLYRMMKEGTLKVPAINVNDSVTKSKFDNLYGCRESLIDGIKRATDVMIAGKVCVVAGYGDVGKGCAQSLRALGGRVLITEIDPINALQAAMEGYEVTTMEEASTKGQIYVTTTGCKDIILGQHFLNMPEDAIVCNIGHFDCEIDVAWLQKNAIEKVNIKPQVDRYTLKNNRHIIILAEGRLVNLGCATGHSSFVMSNSFTNQVLAQIELWTKAESYSLGVHMLPKKLDEEVAALHLDHLGVKLTKLTEEQAKYLGIPVEGPYKADHYRY